The following is a genomic window from Anopheles aquasalis chromosome 3, idAnoAquaMG_Q_19, whole genome shotgun sequence.
ACTCGGTCCCCCCGACAATGGCCCAGCGGGTGTTTGCGGGCATGCTAAACGAGACACTGACTGTCCTCACGGTACGCTACACACAGACGGCCCCAAGCCGTGCCCGGTCaatgcttctgctggtggacATTTCCaatgtgctgctgtgtgccgGTGAGCTACTGCCCGCCATCTGTGGCAATGGGGAAGCGTTCATCGGTTTGAACTTGCCGAACCAGAGCAAAATTATCCGCGACATACATGCCAAGTGTCAGGAGTTGTTCTGCTGCCTGCTCTTGCGGGGCATCCCACTCGGCGCCCTGTACAAGATCGCAAAGAAGGGCGTCCACGGAGGGATAGCGATGTTTAACCAGCGCCAGGGGTTGATCGTACCGTGGACCATCTTTGTGATGCCGCGGTTGTTTCCGGCCAACCAGAACGCACACTGGGCTGCCCGGTGCTCGGAATTGCCGACCAGCACGGCAATCTCGCTCGAgctgaaggtgctgctgtCTGCACCGCAAGCCAACTGGTGGCTACTGTTGAAGGTGCTACTAATGCGTGAAGCTCATCTATCGTCGATCATCTTCCATCATCTCATTCGCAACCTACCATCGGGTGATAATTTCATTCCCAGCTCCAAGCAACCATCGGTCAGCAGGGATTGCCTGTCGAAAAAGTGCGAAGGATTCCTGTGCGGACTCGAGTGTAACGATATCGTCCAATGGGCATTGGAACAGAATGGTAAGTAGTGCCCGATTCAGCCCCTGCCTGACTTATGCTCAAATGAAACCTTGTCCTCCCATCTCACCACCAGATCCGATTGGCCAATCCAACTATCAGGTACTGATGGGCCTTACCTACATCGTTATCATGGCGGGCAAAACGTCCGACATTAACAAAACGCTCATATCGGCGCTCGAGAAATGCAAACTGAACGATTGGGCATCCTGTCTCGATCGGCGCCAAGTTTGGAACCAGAAGCGTCCACCGTGGCTGGAAGCGATCCTGCACCTGATCTACCCCATCCTCGGCCCGATCGTGCATATGCTGGTGTCGGCGGTCCAGACAACGGCCAGCATGTACCAGGCGATGTCACTGTCGTTGTCCTGCTTCGCCGAGATGTGGGACTGCATTCCCGATTGCTTCTATACCGTCACCAACTGCCTGACGGAGATACTGCCGGCCGAGATACGACCGCTCGGTGACTCGGTTCTCATCCAGCTGCTCTACATTGCACTCTACTCCAAGCTACTGGAGGTTGCCGAAACGGAAGCCGAATCGGAGGCGAAAGAGCAGAGCCTGAGCCCCGGAAAGTCGACCGCACCTGGCACGGACGGACCACCGACTGCGCCGGCCCCAGTCTCATCAACGCTCAACATGAAACCAAAGTCGGTAATCTGCCAAACGTTGGCCGAGGCAATCTGTTTCATTGACGAAGATAACAAGCACACGGAACAGATCAACTCGCTGATCGCGCAGGCACGCGAAAGCCAACGAACGATGGGGGCGCTTGAGAACGAGATCGATGATGCCGTCGGGTTCAATAGCTTTGCCAGCACCTCGCGGGTGGTGGATGATGTGGAAGCGTTCCTGCGACAGACGACACCGAGCGTACGGTCCGAGGAGGAGTTTGATGTCGAGAACGCGGAGTACATTGCGGAGATGCTGGTGAGCGATGTGCTGGTGACGAGCGTTGGCAAGCTAAGCATGAAAATGCTGTACCAGTACGTGCGTAAGAACTTTGACTGGATACTGCAGCAACTGGGCGTGAGCGATGTCGAGAATAACCCGCTCCAACCGAACCCGGGCCAGAGTATCCGAGAGGAGCAACAGTCGTTGATCGATCTGATGTTTCACATTGGGCATCGATCGTTTGATCAGCTGCTAAGCGGTGGGCTGGATATTGATTACACCAAGTGGTTCCAGACGCCGATGTCGATGAGCATCGAGAAGGCCTGGCTGCAGGTGTGCCAGCGGTGGGAGTTCCAGGAGAACGCCAAACTGTCCGTACACGAGGCACTCATGGTTTCGTTTATCACCTCACAGTTAAAGCCCTAAATGATCTTCATGGCGACCACATTGCTAAAGGAGGAGACGAGTTCTCAAATGCCTAAAGATGTATCGAAGTAATGCACACATTTGTCGACTTTTCTTCACTTACGGTTAGAGTTTATTAGATCTTTTATGGACCATCATGCTACCGATCAATTCCGTAGCCTGCTTCACAGTATGCACTTCAGTAGTATTGTTCGTTTGCAAGCATCTCTTCCACTAACTGTAACCAAGGCGCTGTTAACTTGtagtcgctctctctctctctccgtaaCAGACGTGGGTATCCAAGCAAGCCCTGGCTTTAAATCATTcgagaaacagaaaacgggGAAGCACGTAGAGAGCacatggcatattaaactaaacTCAACGAATCGAGAGAGCACATAACTCAAACATCGAATGCAATAGGACGAATTTCGATAAAATAattagaaagaaaaataaacacaacaaGAAAAACTGTTGAGTTTTAATGTTTAGAGTGAtaacaaaacgaaacccaTGACTGTATCAGTCGCCTTTTGCCTTCCCTCTCCTCGACAAATACGTTCAGGATGTTACGGTAGAGATGAATGAACAGAAAACTTCACATGGTTGAGAGTGACAAAATCACCTTATTttatagaaaaacaaaaaagaatacaTTGCCACATTGCGCGAGGAAGTAGAACgtactctttctcttctcgcgGCTGCCTCTTGCCGCGAGCAATTGCATAGTTGCACGGATTTGTTATAATTATGCTGACGTTcgtcttctgtttcttttgtCTCTTGCCGGGTTCGTTCAACTGCCTGCTTTGGTGCCGTACGGTGCAGTGGTTTATCAGGTTTGGTGTAGTGTTTTCGGTTGTTCCACTTTTCGCCTCAGCACATACGCATACACTCCGCCACCATCGCTACCGTGgatgaaaggataaaacataacCGCGGGAGGTCTGGGGCGGGAGCACATAAAACAAGCAGTAGAgtaaaccgaaaccaaagcaaaGAGTACTGTACGATCGATTCAAGGCGAGGCGGCGGGAGATCTTGCATTCTTCTCTGTGTCGATCGATTGTCAGCCGGTCCCCATGAACCAACGCGCTTGGCGAAGGCAAGGGATCAACAATCGCAATCGGTCCGCGGCTCCAGCgaacccctctctctctctacgacgactactactaccaccaccactgccggcGATACAGCTGAAGTGGAGCCGATCCTTAGAGACACAGTTtcttccgtttgctgctgacAGTGCTACCAGCGCAGGACAGTGGCAATCAGTCGTCGGATTTTTTGGGCGAAGGATCAAGATAAATCTTGAGTGCCCGTTCGCGCCGGGGTGAGCTGGTTGAGCTGCTTCGAATGTCCTTCTTTGCCAGCTCTTTGCGCTCTTCCGACGTGAGCTGCTTCAGCGGTTCCGTTCGATCACTGTGACAGAAACGGGAAATCGGAGATTAGATTCTAAAAGACTATAAAACCAATATGTAATCTCCTACCGATAGTAAAGCAGCGTTCCCACGGTGTAGCTCGTACAATCTTCGGCATGCTGTGGCGTCGACACCCAGTGCAGATTGTTGTGGATCTGCAGAACGCTTTCGCGCTGCGACGACTGTGTAATCTTAACGTACTCGATGTTCTCGACCGGAATCCCGCTAATGCTGGACAGCAGCTCCTTCAGTTCTAGTTTTTCTACAAATCGCAAACAAAACGTATGTAATACGAAGGACGGGCGCACACGCATCGTGAGCTTGCTTACCTGTGAAGAGAATTTCCTGGAATTTGCCCAGTTTCATATCCGTAGGGTACCATCTTCTCACCAACAGTACGACATCGTTAATGCTGTTGGGCGTAACGCTTTCCAGGTCCTCCACCTCTTGCAGGAACACCTGTTGCAGTAACGACAGTCAGTATTGCAGTGGTCAGTGGGACATGTCCAACACCACATTGCCAGATAGCTTACTTCGCAATTCGTTGGCATTGAGATGTCCTTGCCGATCCGTTCGTCATCTTTGTATACGCTCCACAGATACTTGATGCCCTTGCGACGCAATCGGCAGTTGTTGGGGTGTAGGTGGCCATACTTGAAATTGTCACCTCCTACCGTGGCCAGGTGAGCCAGGATGTCGGTTTTGATCTGCCCGATCAGCTGCCCATTCCTTACGATCCAGCTGCACAGGAAAGGCGTTTTGTCCATCTCTTCCGTCATCTCGTCCACGTTGATGTAGTGCACGTTCAGTTTGTACTCGCCTTTGCGCAGCACGCGACCCAGCTCGATCGAGAGGTTTTCATCGTCCCTTTTAACGGAAAGCGAAATTTGAATGCAAACCTTCGACAAACAAACCAGGGGTCCGAGATTCGTTCGGTGCTTACTTGTACTCCAGCTCCTTCAGCAGATTCGAGCTCTCGTTGGCAGGGCAGAGGCTAGCCGATGGAAATACCTTAAAGTATTCCATCGATATATGCAGGTGCTGCTGTAATCGGTACTTTAGGTATCCATGACTTGCACGTTTATCGACCAGGatctaaaataaataaataaaacaatcgcACATGTACGATTCATGTTAGAAAAAATCTCGATGAGATGTTCAGAGGTTCGTTTTACATTACCTGAATAATTTTCTCCGCctcactgctactgctactgcgaGTGCTCTCATTATCAAGAGTTCCGTTCGTATCCACAGTTCCATTGCTTACGACCGTACTAGCTTTAATAGTGGCGTCCAAAGGTGTCACCTTGAAGAAGTAATCGTTTGCCTTACAATGCTGCAAGTTCTCCTGCCACTTCAATtcctcgtcatcctcctcgtcgtcgctgtcacGAAAACCGTTGGTGCCGTTGTTCAAATACCAGTCCCCGTTCAGTTTGCCACTCGTCGGAGCCACATTGTCATCCTCCACCAGTGTGCGATCGTTATCACTGAGACTGCTATcttcgctgttgctgtccccggtggtgccggtgctgctcgtcaccgtcgttgtcgtcaaaggttgctgctgttcgatggcCGCACTCAAGCTCGCCAGCGCATCCTTGGAGAGGCGAGGAATTGACAAACTTTCCAGCGTTTCTGGAAATTAAATCaagtagatttttttttacacaaaacATGATAAACGGAAGCCTCTCTGCATTTTTACCTTGATCCATGTTGGGCAGGGTAAGATATAGTGACACGACATGGTCTAATCGTTGGATGAAATGCCGGAAACGATTGCACCATTCCGTTGGATCTTCGGTTGCCGGAGTgctagtagtggtggtagccGAAGCTCCCATTGGTGCGACAAACACTTTGCAGTATTCGATAAAGTTCTCTTCGCCCAGTGTCGCTTCCTCATTTTGTAACAGCTTCGCGTTGTCCTTGTGCACGGTCATACCGAGAAGCAGTGCTTTTGGGTTGAGGCGCAGCTTGCGAGCAACCACAGCTTTGTATTGGGCAACGGTTTGCGATAGATTGGCACGCAACGATAGCGGTCCTTCCACATCCCGATTGTTGACGTCCACTTTGTACACCTACAGCCGCCACAGTGACAGGGAGAGAACACATTACAGTTGGAGTTGCATTGCAATGATAGAAACGAAATTACCTTTGTCATCACACCCTGGGGTAGATATTCCTCAAATACATCCCCTTCGTCGCGCACTTCAAGCAACAATCCATCGCATCTCTTTAGTGTGCTCATCACTTCATCAATCTGCAACATAAAACCCCGAAACGAAACATAAACGTCTATGTAATGCTAATCGGTTTCACAGATTCCTTGCGCAAAGGGTTTGTTTACCGTTttatcatcgtgatcatcgaaGCTACGTTCAATCGTTTGAGCCTTGCTGTCGTAGCCGACCAACCGGcaacgttcgatcggtaccagtCCCTTCAGATGGTGCACACGCAGTGCCTCCTGCAGTGTTTCGGCCATCGTCGAGTTGTTGAACAGCATCAGGCGTTGTGATTTGATCGTGCGCTTCCGCGGGTTCTCGTATGCCACCTTAACGCGCGTCAGATCCATATTGTCCCGGCTGTGGTTACCTTCATTGTCACGGATTTTCAGTATCAATCTCTGCAACCAGAAAATAGAAGTTAAAACCATCTGTCATCGAGAACGAATGCTTTGCAACACACCTTGATGTGATCGGGGAACTGCTCTTCCGTAATCGGGAGCGTATTTTTGCTCGCATCGATCTGACGATACATTAACATGTAGGCATTGGTGCTGGAGGTGTACGCACCGGGATAGGCGGTCTTGTAGGCCCCTCCACCGTACGATTTCTGGATGTCTTCCTGGGTGATCTGGTAGAAAAAGCACACGAGCAATCGTCATAGAATGAACAATATCTCATTTGACTCATCTAGAAATTACCCGAACAACACATTCGTCGTTGAATGACAACCAACAGCCAGATTTAAAGTCCTTAATGTATGCGTAGTAATGTCCACCGGAAGCACTGCCCGAGTGAATCATGATCGCAAACAGCTCGTACTTATAAGGACCGGGCGCATTGAAGCTGTTGTTGATCGGCGATGGCTTGCTGTCTCCATTACACATATCAATtccttcgtcatcatcctgTGGCAGTAGTGCGGAAAATACGTTAGAAAGACGCTCATAACGCTCCACCTCTATACTCCCTGACTAGCTTCTCACCTGCATGTACTGATCGTTCGGAGTTGTCGTTGCCGAGGATAGCGTGGTGCCGCCACCATTCGGGAAAGCATCTTCCTCGAGCGCCGACCCActgtcggtggtgctgcactCGTCCGATTTCATGAAATTCTCCGccgtttccatcatcattgagCCATTACCATTGCTGGattcggcggcagcagcagcagcggccgcaatCGTGCTCGTCGTCAGCTTAAACTCGGACGAACCCGTATCCGAGGGCGCGTTCACGAAGTGGTTCAAGTTCAGCAACTCCGGAAACGTAACTCTGTGGATgcgcgaaaagcaaaaccgTGACCGTGTTAGTATCAAGCTGCCATAGGATCCCTGTCGtgcctcttcttcgtcttccttaCTTATCATTCAGCTTGATGCGATGGAACGATTGGTAGTCAAAGTCGAAGCGCTTCAGCTGCAACGTTAGGATGTACGGGAACTTGGTAAACTTGAGGCCCTTGTGCGCATCGCACTTCTTCTTGCAGGTGTCGCAGAAGTACTGATTGCTTTCGTTCAGAATCTCCGGCTTCACGAAGCCTTGCAGCGCCTCTTCGACCGACTCGTTCGCGACACTACTCCCAAACGGGCGCACCGGTAACGGGATGTCGAGGAACTTGTCCTCCCGCTGGTTCTCCGTGTTGCATTCAAGACACTTGACGTAATCGATCATGCGGCCTTCGTACAGACGATTAATGAGATCGGCCTGTTTCGTGCGCCGGAATTTGTGCTCCAGTGCATCAAACATGACGCGGCACAGCTCCTGGAtgtcgtgctgctgccatcCTTCGGCCGAATCCCATCCGAAACTGCGCGTCAGATCCGTCGTTTCGACGGCTGACTTGGGGGACGTTTGCAGCTTCACAAACAGCTTCTGCAGTTGGTAGGGGATTGACTTTGCCTCGTCCTCCCCATCAAACTCCCAGTTGTACAACGCATTGCGGAATTCGGGCGTCATGTAGAGGGCTTGCAGCAGACTGTTCAGGTAGCAGGTCATCGCCTGGTTCACTAACCCACGGTAGCTACGActgtcgccaccgccgcctcctcctccacctcctccaccagcaccactaccattctgatgatgatggtaaccGTTGGTATTCTCGATCATGGTACcaccgctggtgccggtgtaAAGCGTAGTGCCGGCTGTGATGGCGGGGACTCTTCGCTTCGTAGCTCCCGATTTGCTGCCGTCCGTGTCCGCCGGTTCGGGTGATTTGTAGAAATCCAACAGCAACGAGCCCGGCTCAATGCCTGATGTAGCTGTggctgccgatggtgctgTGGACTGTTGTGCCGAAGGCACCGTACTGGCCGGTTGATTGAAAAGCGGTGGCAACAGATCGCGTGGATCAGGAGCGTTATAGTTGCCCGATTCTACGGGACTCGCGGAAGCTCCAAGGGCCAAATCATCGTCGGAAGACATGGCGTCTTCCAATGGCGTCTGAAATTAAATTGATCGATTATGATTGATGCTGTGATTCGAGCGTACACTACAATCGCACACCGGCTGGGCAGCTTACCAAATATGAACTATTGTTAGTAGCAGCCTGTGCTGCTTCACCAGTGCTTGATCGAAAGGGACTAATGATGAGTGTGTTAACGCATCCAAACTTTATGCCCACATCTTCAAGCCTGTCGAGCTGATGGTCGTGCAGTGAGAGCGGCtagaagggaaaaaggaaaaaatgcaGGAAATAAGGATACCGGTTTAATGCATTCATGCCACATCACGCCGCCATGAATTCGAACACACGGTCTCTAGTGTGAGTTTCACGAGCACAAAACACCATGCGCACTCGGCTTCAAATGTAATCTATCCATAAATCATAGCGAAAAGTAAGGaagtgaaaaaataaaacgcgcAGTATCAAGCACGCTGTACCAAAAATAGCTTTTCGGCTCGTGTTAATGAAATATTTGTCAACGTGCTTGCTGCGATCAGTCCACCGGACTCTGAATGTAAGCGAGGATGGAAGGAATTTCGTTTTGAGATCAAACTCCTTGTGTGAAACGTaatcggaaaaaaggaaagaagctGCAGGACACTAACACCCACGGTCCTCCTCATCTGTGCTATTATGTCAGTGAAGGAGGTCGTTCTTTCATGATCAACGTCGGCCCTCTTATCGGTATGTCGGCATGGAATGCAATGATAACCGGCGACGCCTTAACATTAACCTTAAATCGCATCAGTTACTTTGCACGAGAGATTAGCCACGCAGCGTTGtttacaaaacacaaatcTGAAGCAGAATAATCTTCAACGAGACTAGAATGGGTGGGGCCGGTTGTGTTCTTGACATTGGACGCATCCTACTttgcggatgatgataataCTCGAAGCTATAAGAAAGAGAAAGCTTGTGCCTTGACAGTAGGtaggtggccaccgtttgaaAGTATCGAACTTAGTGAGCAAGGATACGTACTAGGCCATCCGGTGACTGCAGGTGCAGTTCGAAGTCGTACGGGAAGCTGTTGCCCGTCTGCAGTTTCACATCGTCGTAAAGTGCAGCAACGGTATAGTGTGGACGGACGACAACGGAAAACCGCTTCAGTTCAGCATCGGCCCGGACGTCTCGGATGGTACAGATCGTTTCGTCGTCCTTGGCGCATACCATGTTACTGTCGGTGGATCTAAGATGACGATGCCGGCAATGTTTCGTAGCGGGATAATTCATCCATCGTGTGATTCGTCGTACACGCAGTCCCAACATACCGCAGAATCCGTCGATAAACCAACCCAACGTGGTAGCACCAtgcgaaaagaagggaaatACGGACatggaaaaatagaaaaatcgGTTGAGTTATTATgtaagaaaaggaaatggtaCGTAAGGTTTAATTAGAATTGGACGTGCCGTTATGAGTAGTAAATCTCAGTTGCTAGGCAAAGGATTACTTGGTCGCTTGAAAAACTACGGCAATGTCTACTATTTTTTTCCGTTGAGGAACGTAGCACCTAAATTAAAATTACTCAAACTAAATATCCATACCAAGCAAGCCAGCAACTGTACGCATGATGGATGCTCCACGATATGGATTCCCTCTGTCCGCCCTGCGCCCAAAACACTTGCTGACCTTTCCCGGGATCACGTGTACACGTGTGAACCAGTGAACACGTGAAAAACaagaggacagagagagagagagcgagaaagtcTTTCTTTATTCATCATACTTGCTCATCGAGTATCAAAGAAGCCAAGTTTTCCTCCACTTCGCCTCGAACAAGAGCAACCaacgaaaccatcatcaatgGGGCAATGGGCGCTGAGCATTAGCCGAATGCAGCGGATTGATGGGCCCATGAACCAAATAGCAAAC
Proteins encoded in this region:
- the LOC126574876 gene encoding uncharacterized protein KIAA0825 homolog, with product MEVMEEGNLMDRIPILLQRDLQYYEANQKVLQENICSGVVGGKLDFPRSASFASVKIVMWLEDEYYAAYRKNSGLLHLADALQDQQGKEPEEAAGCGGIVKSSDPEKFVILVSKSVDNLLEHIHTLSQEALDHADLTVLTATIGAAALVKNSLFVWLQCVTKNVCPPKGDEKGGSLKLSYKQYSEMTEALAERLLDLHCRLLTLYITQDADCLHWESSHPFFESERGSYTIQMWWLYMQGTKQDLWNSVPPTMAQRVFAGMLNETLTVLTVRYTQTAPSRARSMLLLVDISNVLLCAGELLPAICGNGEAFIGLNLPNQSKIIRDIHAKCQELFCCLLLRGIPLGALYKIAKKGVHGGIAMFNQRQGLIVPWTIFVMPRLFPANQNAHWAARCSELPTSTAISLELKVLLSAPQANWWLLLKVLLMREAHLSSIIFHHLIRNLPSGDNFIPSSKQPSVSRDCLSKKCEGFLCGLECNDIVQWALEQNDPIGQSNYQVLMGLTYIVIMAGKTSDINKTLISALEKCKLNDWASCLDRRQVWNQKRPPWLEAILHLIYPILGPIVHMLVSAVQTTASMYQAMSLSLSCFAEMWDCIPDCFYTVTNCLTEILPAEIRPLGDSVLIQLLYIALYSKLLEVAETEAELNMKPKSVICQTLAEAICFIDEDNKHTEQINSLIAQARESQRTMGALENEIDDAVGFNSFASTSRVVDDVEAFLRQTTPSVRSEEEFDVENAEYIAEMLVSDVLVTSVGKLSMKMLYQYVRKNFDWILQQLGVSDVENNPLQPNPGQSIREEQQSLIDLMFHIGHRSFDQLLSGGLDIDYTKWFQTPMSMSIEKAWLQVCQRWEFQENAKLSVHEALMVSFITSQLKP
- the LOC126574875 gene encoding ubiquitin carboxyl-terminal hydrolase 47 isoform X2; the protein is MVCAKDDETICTIRDVRADAELKRFSVVVRPHYTVAALYDDVKLQTGNSFPYDFELHLQSPDGLPLSLHDHQLDRLEDVGIKFGCVNTLIISPFRSSTGEAAQAATNNSSYLTPLEDAMSSDDDLALGASASPVESGNYNAPDPRDLLPPLFNQPASTVPSAQQSTAPSAATATSGIEPGSLLLDFYKSPEPADTDGSKSGATKRRVPAITAGTTLYTGTSGGTMIENTNGYHHHQNGSGAGGGGGGGGGGGDSRSYRGLVNQAMTCYLNSLLQALYMTPEFRNALYNWEFDGEDEAKSIPYQLQKLFVKLQTSPKSAVETTDLTRSFGWDSAEGWQQHDIQELCRVMFDALEHKFRRTKQADLINRLYEGRMIDYVKCLECNTENQREDKFLDIPLPVRPFGSSVANESVEEALQGFVKPEILNESNQYFCDTCKKKCDAHKGLKFTKFPYILTLQLKRFDFDYQSFHRIKLNDKVTFPELLNLNHFVNAPSDTGSSEFKLTTSTIAAAAAAAAESSNGNGSMMMETAENFMKSDECSTTDSGSALEEDAFPNGGGTTLSSATTTPNDQYMQDDDEGIDMCNGDSKPSPINNSFNAPGPYKYELFAIMIHSGSASGGHYYAYIKDFKSGCWLSFNDECVVRITQEDIQKSYGGGAYKTAYPGAYTSSTNAYMLMYRQIDASKNTLPITEEQFPDHIKRLILKIRDNEGNHSRDNMDLTRVKVAYENPRKRTIKSQRLMLFNNSTMAETLQEALRVHHLKGLVPIERCRLVGYDSKAQTIERSFDDHDDKTIDEVMSTLKRCDGLLLEVRDEGDVFEEYLPQGVMTKVYKVDVNNRDVEGPLSLRANLSQTVAQYKAVVARKLRLNPKALLLGMTVHKDNAKLLQNEEATLGEENFIEYCKVFVAPMGASATTTTSTPATEDPTEWCNRFRHFIQRLDHVVSLYLTLPNMDQETLESLSIPRLSKDALASLSAAIEQQQPLTTTTVTSSTGTTGDSNSEDSSLSDNDRTLVEDDNVAPTSGKLNGDWYLNNGTNGFRDSDDEEDDEELKWQENLQHCKANDYFFKVTPLDATIKASTVVSNGTVDTNGTLDNESTRSSSSSEAEKIIQILVDKRASHGYLKYRLQQHLHISMEYFKVFPSASLCPANESSNLLKELEYKDDENLSIELGRVLRKGEYKLNVHYINVDEMTEEMDKTPFLCSWIVRNGQLIGQIKTDILAHLATVGGDNFKYGHLHPNNCRLRRKGIKYLWSVYKDDERIGKDISMPTNCEVFLQEVEDLESVTPNSINDVVLLVRRWYPTDMKLGKFQEILFTEKLELKELLSSISGIPVENIEYVKITQSSQRESVLQIHNNLHWVSTPQHAEDCTSYTVGTLLYYRDRTEPLKQLTSEERKELAKKDIRSSSTSSPRRERALKIYLDPSPKKSDD
- the LOC126574875 gene encoding ubiquitin carboxyl-terminal hydrolase 47 isoform X1, coding for MRSTDSNMVCAKDDETICTIRDVRADAELKRFSVVVRPHYTVAALYDDVKLQTGNSFPYDFELHLQSPDGLPLSLHDHQLDRLEDVGIKFGCVNTLIISPFRSSTGEAAQAATNNSSYLTPLEDAMSSDDDLALGASASPVESGNYNAPDPRDLLPPLFNQPASTVPSAQQSTAPSAATATSGIEPGSLLLDFYKSPEPADTDGSKSGATKRRVPAITAGTTLYTGTSGGTMIENTNGYHHHQNGSGAGGGGGGGGGGGDSRSYRGLVNQAMTCYLNSLLQALYMTPEFRNALYNWEFDGEDEAKSIPYQLQKLFVKLQTSPKSAVETTDLTRSFGWDSAEGWQQHDIQELCRVMFDALEHKFRRTKQADLINRLYEGRMIDYVKCLECNTENQREDKFLDIPLPVRPFGSSVANESVEEALQGFVKPEILNESNQYFCDTCKKKCDAHKGLKFTKFPYILTLQLKRFDFDYQSFHRIKLNDKVTFPELLNLNHFVNAPSDTGSSEFKLTTSTIAAAAAAAAESSNGNGSMMMETAENFMKSDECSTTDSGSALEEDAFPNGGGTTLSSATTTPNDQYMQDDDEGIDMCNGDSKPSPINNSFNAPGPYKYELFAIMIHSGSASGGHYYAYIKDFKSGCWLSFNDECVVRITQEDIQKSYGGGAYKTAYPGAYTSSTNAYMLMYRQIDASKNTLPITEEQFPDHIKRLILKIRDNEGNHSRDNMDLTRVKVAYENPRKRTIKSQRLMLFNNSTMAETLQEALRVHHLKGLVPIERCRLVGYDSKAQTIERSFDDHDDKTIDEVMSTLKRCDGLLLEVRDEGDVFEEYLPQGVMTKVYKVDVNNRDVEGPLSLRANLSQTVAQYKAVVARKLRLNPKALLLGMTVHKDNAKLLQNEEATLGEENFIEYCKVFVAPMGASATTTTSTPATEDPTEWCNRFRHFIQRLDHVVSLYLTLPNMDQETLESLSIPRLSKDALASLSAAIEQQQPLTTTTVTSSTGTTGDSNSEDSSLSDNDRTLVEDDNVAPTSGKLNGDWYLNNGTNGFRDSDDEEDDEELKWQENLQHCKANDYFFKVTPLDATIKASTVVSNGTVDTNGTLDNESTRSSSSSEAEKIIQILVDKRASHGYLKYRLQQHLHISMEYFKVFPSASLCPANESSNLLKELEYKDDENLSIELGRVLRKGEYKLNVHYINVDEMTEEMDKTPFLCSWIVRNGQLIGQIKTDILAHLATVGGDNFKYGHLHPNNCRLRRKGIKYLWSVYKDDERIGKDISMPTNCEVFLQEVEDLESVTPNSINDVVLLVRRWYPTDMKLGKFQEILFTEKLELKELLSSISGIPVENIEYVKITQSSQRESVLQIHNNLHWVSTPQHAEDCTSYTVGTLLYYRDRTEPLKQLTSEERKELAKKDIRSSSTSSPRRERALKIYLDPSPKKSDD